Proteins encoded by one window of Myxocyprinus asiaticus isolate MX2 ecotype Aquarium Trade chromosome 35, UBuf_Myxa_2, whole genome shotgun sequence:
- the LOC127425985 gene encoding SOSS complex subunit B1-like translates to MSTETHVKDIKAGLKNLNVIFIVLETGRVTKTKDGHEVRTCKVADKTGSISISVWDEVGGLIQAGDIIRLTKGYASVFKGCLTLYTGRGGELQKIGEFCMVYSEVPNFSEPNPEYLAQTNKTVLNDQSNVNSSTAASAGNDTANGVNFQSSGNSTNGQPSGRVSSGNGDRWTPSPGVGGSAVSNGKEMQRTVKR, encoded by the exons ATGAGCACAGAGACTCATGTAAAGGACATTAAAGCTGGACTCAAGAATCTCAATGTCATCTTCATTGTGCTGGAAACAG GCCGAGTGACGAAGACCAAAGACGGACATGAGGTGCGCACGTGTAAAGTGGCCGACAAGACAGGTAGCATCAGTATATCAGTTTGGGATGAAGTTGGGGGACTCATTCAGGCTGGTGACATCATCAGACTTACCAAAGG GTATGCCTCAGTTTTTAAAGGCTGTTTGACACTGTATACTGGAAGGGGAGGCGAGCTACAGAAAATCGGCGA GTTCTGTATGGTGTACTCTGAGGTGCCAAACTTTAGTGAACCAAATCCAGAATATTTGGCCCAGACGAATAAAACA GTACTGAATGACCAGAGCAATGTGAACAGCAGCACTGCTGCCTCTGCAG GGAACGACACTGCTAATGGGgtgaattttcaaagctctggtAACTCCACTAATGGACAGCCGAGTGGACGAGTGAGTAGCGGAAATGGAGACAGATGGACACCTAGTCCAGGTGTGGGAGGAAGTGCCGTAAGCAATGGGAAAGAGATGCAGCGAACAGTGAAAAGATGA